The nucleotide sequence CTCTCCGCCGACGACGAGCGTCTCCTTGTTGGCGAGGGCGACGGAGCGCCCGATCCGGAGGGCGGCGATCGTCGGCTCGAGGCCGGCGACGCCGACGGCGGCGTTCACGAAGAGTCCGTCCCCGTCGTCGGGGCAAAGGGACGAAAGCCGGATCAGTCCGGCCCGGCCACTTCCGACCTCGACGTCCGGGAAACGCGCGGCGATCGTCGCCGCGGCGGTCTCGTCGTTCATCGCGACATAGTCGGGAGAGAGGCGGCGCACCAGTTCGGTCATGCCTTCGACGTCCCTGTCGGCGCCGAGGGCCCGGATCCGGAAGCGGTCGGGTTCGGCGGCGACGACGTCGATGGTCTGCCGGCCGATCGATCCGGTCGCGCCGAGCAGGTCGAGGTTTCTCATGCGAAGGCCCCCGTGAGGATGACGACGAAGAGGACGAAGACGGCCGCGAACATCGACGAGTCGAAGCGGTCGAGGATCCCGCCGTGACCCGGGAACAGGTTCGAATAGTCCTTGATGCCGTGGCACCGCTTGAACTTCGAAGCGACGAGATCGCCGACCTGGGCGACGGCGGTGACCGCGAAGGAGACGAGGAGGACCGAAACGACGCCGAGGGCGCCGTCGAAGAGATGCAGGGCGAAGGCGTAGGCCGCGGCCCCGGCGGTGCCGAAGGCGGCGCCGGCGATCGCGCCTTCGACCGATTTTTTCGGACTCACCGTCGGACAGAGCCGGTGACGCCCGAACTTCGTGCCGAAGAAGTAGGCGGCGGTGTCGGTCACCATCGCGCCGATCAGGATGTAGATCACGTAGTGGATCCCGATCTCGCGGAGGATGGCGATCGCGGCGAAGCCGATCGATCCGTAGAGGACGGTCGAGAGCGCGTGGCCGAAGTCCTCGGACCTGAAGGCCTCGACGAAGACGAGGACGATTCCGAAGACAAGGACCGTGCCGAAGAGGACCGCGGACGGCGCCATCGGGAGCACGTTCACGTAGCGGACGGCGACGTAGGCGGCGCCGGCGAGGGCGACCGCGAGTCCGTCGATCCAGCGCGGGAGTTTTTTCGTATGGCGGAGCATGGCCCGAAACTCGACGGCCGCACCGAGCGTAAGCAACAGGCAGAAGATGTCGAAGATATAATACAGGTCGCCCCAGATCAGGATCGGGATCATCGTCGCCGCCATC is from Candidatus Izemoplasmatales bacterium and encodes:
- a CDS encoding phosphatidate cytidylyltransferase; translated protein: MKRTLTAVLMAATMIPILIWGDLYYIFDIFCLLLTLGAAVEFRAMLRHTKKLPRWIDGLAVALAGAAYVAVRYVNVLPMAPSAVLFGTVLVFGIVLVFVEAFRSEDFGHALSTVLYGSIGFAAIAILREIGIHYVIYILIGAMVTDTAAYFFGTKFGRHRLCPTVSPKKSVEGAIAGAAFGTAGAAAYAFALHLFDGALGVVSVLLVSFAVTAVAQVGDLVASKFKRCHGIKDYSNLFPGHGGILDRFDSSMFAAVFVLFVVILTGAFA